One genomic window of Micromonospora sp. WMMD1128 includes the following:
- a CDS encoding nitrite/sulfite reductase, protein MAVSSTPTRSDQPAPAARAPRRPRGEGQWALGHREPLNANERLKKDDDPLNVRDRIENIYAHGGFASIDPQDLRGRFRWWGLYTQRKAGIDGGRTAVLEPHELEDEFFMLRVRVDGGQLSLAQLRVVAEISREFARDTADITDRQNIQYHWIRVEDMPEIWRRLESVGLQTTEACGDCPRIVLGSPVAGVARDEVVDATPAIDEIVRLYVGDKQFSNLPRKFKTSISWLVDTPYEANDISFLGVEHPEHGPGFDLWVGGGLSTNPMLAKRLGVWVPLDEVPDVWAGVVGIFRDYGYRRLRNRARLKFLVADWGVERFREVLEKEYLGRTLLDGPAAALPAKPVDHIGVHPQRDGANYVGAAPVVGRVSGTQLAELADVVEAHGSDRVRLTPYQKLLVLDVAPERTEELVTALRGIGLEARPSAWRRGTMACTGIEFCKLAIVETKRRGEELVARLEERLRDFDADISIHLNGCPNACARTQVADIGLKGQLVVGPDGRQVEGFQVHLGGGLGMAAGQTAGFGRKLRGLKTTADELPEYVERLARRYLASRTDGESFANWVIRVDEEELR, encoded by the coding sequence ATGGCGGTCAGTAGCACCCCCACCCGCTCGGACCAGCCGGCTCCCGCCGCCCGGGCGCCCCGTCGGCCGCGTGGCGAGGGCCAGTGGGCGCTCGGGCACCGTGAGCCGCTCAACGCCAACGAGCGGCTCAAGAAGGACGACGATCCGCTCAACGTGCGGGACCGGATCGAGAACATCTACGCCCACGGGGGCTTCGCCTCGATCGACCCACAGGACCTGCGGGGCCGGTTCCGCTGGTGGGGCCTCTACACCCAGCGCAAGGCCGGCATCGACGGCGGGCGCACCGCCGTGCTGGAGCCGCACGAGCTGGAGGACGAGTTCTTCATGCTCCGGGTCCGGGTCGACGGCGGTCAGCTCAGCCTGGCCCAGCTCCGGGTCGTCGCGGAGATCTCCCGGGAGTTCGCCCGGGACACCGCCGACATCACCGACCGGCAGAACATTCAATACCACTGGATCCGGGTCGAGGACATGCCGGAGATCTGGCGTCGGCTGGAGTCGGTCGGCCTGCAGACCACCGAGGCGTGCGGCGACTGCCCGCGGATCGTGCTCGGCAGCCCGGTCGCCGGGGTGGCCCGGGACGAGGTGGTCGACGCCACCCCGGCGATCGACGAGATCGTTCGCCTGTACGTCGGCGACAAGCAGTTCTCCAACCTGCCCCGCAAGTTCAAGACCTCGATCTCCTGGCTCGTCGACACCCCGTACGAGGCGAACGACATCTCGTTCCTCGGCGTCGAGCACCCGGAGCACGGCCCCGGTTTCGACCTCTGGGTGGGCGGTGGGCTCTCCACCAACCCGATGCTGGCCAAGCGGCTCGGTGTCTGGGTGCCGTTGGACGAGGTGCCGGACGTGTGGGCCGGGGTGGTCGGCATCTTCCGCGACTACGGCTACCGCCGGCTGCGTAACCGGGCCCGGCTGAAGTTCCTGGTCGCCGACTGGGGCGTGGAGCGCTTCCGGGAGGTGCTGGAGAAGGAATACCTGGGTCGGACGCTGCTCGACGGTCCGGCCGCGGCGCTGCCGGCGAAGCCGGTCGACCACATCGGCGTGCACCCGCAGCGTGACGGCGCCAACTATGTGGGCGCGGCCCCGGTGGTGGGCCGGGTCTCCGGCACCCAGCTCGCCGAGCTGGCCGACGTGGTCGAGGCGCACGGCAGCGACCGGGTGCGCCTCACGCCGTACCAGAAGCTCCTGGTCCTGGACGTGGCGCCGGAGCGGACCGAGGAGCTGGTGACCGCGTTGCGGGGGATCGGCCTGGAGGCCAGGCCCTCGGCCTGGCGGCGCGGCACGATGGCCTGCACCGGCATCGAGTTCTGCAAGCTGGCCATCGTGGAGACCAAGCGACGCGGCGAGGAGCTGGTCGCGCGGCTGGAGGAGCGGCTGCGCGACTTCGACGCGGACATCTCCATCCACCTCAACGGCTGCCCGAACGCCTGCGCCCGCACCCAGGTCGCGGACATCGGGCTCAAGGGCCAGCTCGTGGTCGGCCCGGACGGCCGGCAGGTCGAGGGTTTCCAAGTGCACCTCGGCGGCGGCCTCGGCATGGCCGCCGGGCAGACCGCCGGCTTCGGCCGCAAGCTGCGCGGCCTGAAGACCACCGCCGACGAGCTTCCGGAGTACGTGGAACGGCTGGCCCGCCGCTACCTGGCCAGCCGGACCGACGGCGAGAGCTTCGCCAACTGGGTGATCAGAGTTGATGAGGAGGAGCTTCGATGA
- a CDS encoding IS1 family transposase encodes MSDARSAPLYCPYCGEEDLRPHEAGHGAWECHACARVFSVKFTGLLSRAVNR; translated from the coding sequence ATGAGTGACGCTCGGTCTGCGCCTCTCTACTGCCCGTACTGCGGCGAGGAGGACCTGCGACCGCACGAGGCCGGGCACGGCGCCTGGGAGTGCCACGCCTGCGCGCGGGTGTTCTCGGTCAAGTTCACCGGCCTGCTGAGCCGGGCGGTGAACCGATGA
- a CDS encoding phosphoadenylyl-sulfate reductase yields MTGLLSAAGLGLVGGGEANPADPARRDPEELRALAEEAGRELADAPALEIARWAAETFGERFCVTSSMADGVVAHLVSRVAPGVDVVFLDTGLHFPETLRVRDEVARRMPVRVRSIRPRMTVGQQDGQYGPRLFNRSPDECCQLRKVEPLERALAGYDAWAAGLRRDESPTRANTPVVGFDARRGKVKVNPIAAWTQREVDAYVARHDIPVNELFARGYGSIGCWPCTRRTKAGEDPRAGRWAMFEKTECGLHL; encoded by the coding sequence ATGACCGGCCTGCTCTCCGCCGCCGGCCTGGGTCTGGTCGGCGGCGGCGAGGCCAACCCGGCGGACCCGGCCCGGCGGGACCCGGAGGAGCTGCGCGCGCTGGCCGAGGAGGCCGGGCGGGAGCTGGCGGACGCGCCCGCGCTGGAGATCGCCAGGTGGGCGGCGGAGACGTTCGGCGAGCGGTTCTGCGTGACCAGTTCGATGGCCGACGGTGTGGTGGCGCACCTGGTCTCCCGGGTCGCGCCCGGCGTCGACGTGGTGTTCCTCGACACCGGGCTGCACTTCCCGGAGACGCTGCGGGTCCGCGACGAGGTGGCCCGGCGGATGCCGGTGCGGGTCCGTTCGATCCGTCCCCGGATGACGGTCGGCCAGCAGGACGGCCAGTACGGGCCGCGCCTGTTCAACAGGTCCCCGGACGAGTGCTGCCAGCTGCGCAAGGTGGAGCCGTTGGAGCGGGCGCTGGCCGGCTACGACGCGTGGGCCGCCGGGCTGCGCCGGGACGAGTCGCCGACCCGGGCCAACACGCCCGTGGTGGGCTTCGACGCGCGGCGCGGCAAGGTCAAGGTGAACCCGATCGCCGCCTGGACGCAGCGCGAGGTGGACGCGTACGTGGCCCGCCACGACATCCCGGTCAACGAGCTTTTCGCCCGGGGCTACGGCTCGATCGGCTGCTGGCCGTGCACCCGCCGGACGAAGGCGGGGGAGGACCCGCGGGCCGGTCGCTGGGCGATGTTCGAGAAGACCGAGTGCGGCCTGCACCTCTGA
- a CDS encoding CbiX/SirB N-terminal domain-containing protein, producing the protein MRPAPLTGGAPVVLVAHGSRDPRAAEATRALARAVAATCPGRPVLPSWLDHTEPGPADVLRQLADAGHSRVVLVPLLLTAAYHRKVDIPAAVAAAGAGLDVRVTEVLGPTGGVVDGRLLAALRRRLAEAAGEGADAVVLAAAGTRDPAARASVGRVAAALGAGLGVRCRVSYASAAPPEVGGAVARLRATGARRVAVAAYFLAPGRFHDGVRAAARSAGAVAVADPLTDLPELADLVRRRVDAAVG; encoded by the coding sequence GTGCGGCCTGCACCTCTGACGGGCGGCGCGCCGGTGGTGCTGGTGGCGCACGGCAGTCGTGATCCGCGCGCGGCCGAGGCGACGCGGGCGCTGGCCCGGGCGGTGGCGGCCACCTGCCCCGGCCGTCCGGTGCTGCCGAGCTGGCTCGATCACACCGAGCCCGGACCGGCCGACGTGCTGCGGCAACTCGCGGACGCGGGTCATTCCCGGGTGGTGCTGGTGCCGCTGCTGCTGACCGCCGCGTACCACCGGAAGGTGGACATCCCGGCGGCGGTCGCGGCGGCCGGCGCGGGCCTCGACGTGCGGGTGACGGAGGTGCTGGGGCCGACCGGCGGCGTGGTCGACGGGCGGTTGCTGGCCGCCCTGCGGCGCCGGCTGGCCGAGGCCGCCGGGGAGGGCGCGGACGCCGTGGTGCTGGCCGCGGCGGGCACCCGTGATCCCGCCGCGCGTGCCTCGGTGGGTCGGGTCGCCGCGGCGCTCGGCGCCGGGCTGGGCGTGCGCTGCCGGGTCTCGTACGCCTCGGCCGCGCCGCCGGAGGTCGGTGGCGCGGTGGCGCGGCTGCGCGCGACGGGTGCCCGCCGGGTCGCGGTGGCCGCCTACTTCCTGGCGCCGGGCCGGTTCCACGACGGGGTACGCGCGGCGGCCCGCTCGGCCGGCGCGGTGGCGGTCGCCGACCCGCTCACCGACCTGCCGGAACTCGCCGATCTGGTGCGCCGGCGGGTGGACGCGGCGGTGGGCTGA
- a CDS encoding WhiB family transcriptional regulator has product MDWRHDSVCRDEDPELFFPIGTSGPALLQVEQAKAVCRRCPVTDQCLQWALESGQDAGVWGGMSEEERRAVKRRGGLRVLRAHSA; this is encoded by the coding sequence ATGGACTGGCGCCACGATTCGGTCTGCCGCGACGAGGACCCGGAGCTGTTCTTCCCGATCGGGACGTCCGGTCCGGCCCTCCTGCAGGTGGAGCAGGCGAAGGCCGTCTGCCGGCGCTGCCCCGTGACCGACCAGTGCCTGCAGTGGGCGCTGGAGTCCGGTCAGGACGCCGGCGTCTGGGGCGGGATGAGCGAGGAGGAACGCCGCGCGGTCAAGCGTCGCGGCGGTCTCCGGGTGCTGCGCGCTCACTCCGCCTGA
- a CDS encoding diacylglycerol kinase family protein produces MRAVLVVNPKATTTSERSRDVLVRALRSEVDLSVRYTRRRGHAMDLAREAAQEGVDLVVTLGGDGTVNEVVNGLMAAEPPTFRTGPTSAERLPALATVPGGSTNVFARALGLPREWPDGTSMILEGLRLGRSRTIGLGRADDRYFTFCAGFGLDAAVIRRVEQARKRGRVSTPALYFRSTASQYFVGSDRRHPPITLERPGEAPATELATAIIQNTAPWTYLGDREINPNPDASFDLGLDVLAIRQLKVASTARTVTQFFSQKPDPHGKQVLRLHDVEEFTLLAARPLPFQLDGDYLGEREKVRFTSVPAALRVIC; encoded by the coding sequence ATGCGGGCCGTCCTGGTGGTCAATCCGAAGGCCACCACCACAAGCGAGCGCAGCCGGGACGTGCTGGTCCGGGCACTGCGCAGTGAAGTCGACCTGTCGGTGCGCTACACCCGCCGACGGGGCCACGCCATGGATCTGGCCCGGGAGGCCGCCCAGGAGGGTGTCGACCTGGTCGTCACGCTCGGCGGCGACGGCACGGTCAACGAGGTGGTCAACGGATTGATGGCGGCCGAGCCGCCGACGTTCCGCACCGGGCCGACCTCGGCCGAGCGGCTGCCGGCGCTGGCGACCGTGCCGGGTGGCTCGACGAACGTCTTCGCCCGGGCGCTCGGGCTGCCGCGGGAGTGGCCGGACGGCACCAGCATGATCCTGGAAGGGCTGCGCCTGGGCCGGTCGCGCACCATCGGGCTGGGCCGGGCGGACGACCGCTACTTCACGTTCTGCGCCGGCTTCGGGCTCGACGCGGCGGTGATCCGCCGGGTGGAGCAGGCCCGCAAGCGGGGTCGGGTGTCCACCCCGGCCCTCTACTTCCGGTCCACGGCCAGCCAGTACTTCGTCGGATCGGACCGCCGCCACCCGCCGATCACGTTGGAACGCCCGGGTGAGGCGCCGGCGACCGAGCTGGCCACCGCGATCATCCAGAACACCGCGCCGTGGACCTACCTCGGCGACCGTGAGATCAACCCGAATCCGGATGCGTCGTTCGACCTCGGGCTCGATGTGCTCGCCATCCGACAGCTCAAGGTGGCCAGCACCGCACGGACAGTGACTCAGTTCTTCTCCCAGAAGCCCGATCCGCATGGCAAGCAGGTGCTCCGGCTGCACGACGTGGAGGAGTTCACCCTGCTCGCGGCCCGTCCGCTGCCGTTCCAGCTCGATGGCGACTATCTCGGCGAGCGGGAAAAAGTCAGATTCACATCCGTACCCGCCGCACTGAGAGTAATCTGCTAG
- a CDS encoding ATP-binding protein: MTQLTGQPTTDDDVVHLTVPADGGYLGVLRTATAGLAARLQFALDEIEDLRIAVDEACAMLLAIATRDAELECRFAVTEDALTVEVTVPTVRGATLPSESSFAWKVLTALTTGAGARAADGRATISLLTRRSGGY; encoded by the coding sequence GTGACTCAACTGACCGGGCAGCCGACGACGGACGACGACGTCGTGCACCTCACCGTGCCCGCCGACGGCGGTTACCTCGGCGTGCTCCGCACCGCCACAGCCGGCCTCGCGGCCCGGCTCCAGTTCGCGCTCGACGAGATCGAGGATCTGCGCATCGCGGTCGACGAGGCGTGCGCCATGTTGCTCGCCATCGCCACCCGCGACGCCGAGCTGGAGTGTCGCTTCGCGGTCACCGAGGACGCGCTCACCGTTGAGGTGACCGTGCCGACCGTGCGGGGCGCCACGCTCCCGTCCGAGTCGTCCTTCGCCTGGAAGGTGCTCACCGCGTTGACCACCGGGGCCGGCGCGCGGGCCGCTGACGGCCGGGCCACCATCTCGTTGTTGACCCGCCGTTCGGGCGGCTACTGA
- a CDS encoding GNAT family N-acetyltransferase, with translation MTSPVTVPTIRPVRPEDVPAVVAMVHELAAYERAPEQCHLTAEQLDAALFGPEPALFGHVAVDAADEPVGFALWFLNFSTWAGVHGIYLEDLYVRPDARGTGAGRLLLAALAAICVERGYQRLEWWMINWNPAARFYAAIGATPMDEWTPYRLAGAALGDLAARATPAPTRSAD, from the coding sequence GTGACCTCGCCCGTCACGGTGCCGACGATCCGGCCGGTACGTCCCGAGGACGTGCCGGCCGTCGTCGCGATGGTGCACGAACTCGCCGCGTACGAGCGCGCTCCGGAGCAGTGTCACCTCACCGCCGAGCAGCTCGACGCGGCGTTGTTCGGCCCCGAGCCGGCGCTGTTCGGGCACGTCGCGGTGGACGCGGCGGACGAGCCGGTGGGCTTCGCCCTCTGGTTCCTCAACTTTTCCACCTGGGCCGGGGTGCACGGCATCTACCTGGAGGATCTCTACGTCCGACCGGATGCCCGGGGCACCGGCGCCGGCCGGCTGCTGCTGGCCGCCCTGGCCGCGATCTGCGTCGAGCGCGGATACCAGCGGCTCGAGTGGTGGATGATCAACTGGAATCCGGCGGCCCGCTTCTACGCCGCGATCGGCGCCACGCCGATGGACGAGTGGACGCCGTACCGGCTGGCCGGAGCCGCGTTGGGCGATCTTGCCGCGCGGGCGACGCCCGCACCCACCCGTTCGGCCGACTGA
- the sodN gene encoding superoxide dismutase, Ni, whose translation MRLPRILTPRVTASAHCDLPCGVYDPAQARIEAESVKMICEKYQANTDPEFRTRAILIKEQRAELVKHHLWVLWTDYFKPQHFEKYPHLHQLFNEATKLAGAAGAKGGTDPAKADELLSKIDEISKIFWETKQA comes from the coding sequence ATGCGCCTTCCTCGCATCCTCACGCCCCGGGTGACCGCCAGCGCCCACTGTGACCTGCCCTGCGGCGTCTACGACCCGGCCCAGGCTCGGATCGAGGCCGAGTCCGTCAAAATGATCTGCGAGAAGTACCAGGCGAACACCGATCCGGAGTTCCGCACCCGCGCCATCCTGATCAAGGAGCAGCGGGCCGAGCTGGTCAAGCACCACCTGTGGGTGCTCTGGACCGACTACTTCAAGCCGCAGCACTTCGAGAAGTACCCGCATCTGCACCAGCTCTTCAACGAGGCCACCAAGCTGGCCGGCGCGGCCGGCGCCAAGGGCGGGACCGACCCGGCCAAGGCCGACGAGCTGCTCTCGAAGATCGACGAGATCTCCAAGATCTTCTGGGAGACCAAGCAGGCGTGA
- a CDS encoding S24 family peptidase, with amino-acid sequence MLSSGREVKPVVPVLITGPSMSPTLRHGDAVLVRTGGRPVRPGDVVVAVFRSRPDLLVVKRAVEPRDGGWWLRGDNDLVTDDSRAYGVADVRGRVVARWWPRPGRIRGRQG; translated from the coding sequence ATGCTTTCCAGCGGGCGGGAGGTGAAACCCGTGGTGCCCGTCCTGATAACCGGCCCGTCCATGTCCCCGACACTGCGCCACGGCGACGCGGTGCTGGTCCGCACCGGTGGCCGCCCGGTCCGTCCCGGCGACGTGGTGGTCGCGGTCTTCCGCAGCCGGCCCGACCTGCTCGTGGTGAAGCGCGCGGTCGAGCCACGCGACGGCGGCTGGTGGCTGCGCGGCGACAACGACCTGGTCACCGACGACTCCCGGGCGTACGGGGTGGCCGACGTGCGCGGCCGGGTGGTGGCCCGCTGGTGGCCCCGACCTGGCCGGATCAGAGGTCGGCAGGGGTGA
- a CDS encoding NADP-dependent malic enzyme: protein MSASTPDPADPVFRLHVGGKMAVASTVPLTSREDLSLAYTPGVARVCEAIAADPDLADTYTWVSHTVAVVTDGSAVLGLGNIGPRAALPVMEGKAVLFKQFAGVDAVPVCLDTQDVEEIVAAVRAIAPSFGGINLEDISAPRCFEVERRLDEALPIPVFHDDQHGTAIVVLAALRNAATLLNRKLGDLRVAVSGAGAAGVAVTKMLIAGGVDPARVVVCDSRGIIGRHRDLTGTKAELAELTNAEGRQGDVTEALRDADVLVGVSGGQIPEAAVAGMAPGGIVFALANPTPEVHPEVAARHVAVVATGRSDYPNQINNVLAFPGVFRGALDAGATRITDGMKVAAADAIAGVVAESLTADAIVPSPLDPRVAPAVAEAVAEAARRDGVARR from the coding sequence ATGTCTGCGTCCACCCCGGACCCCGCTGATCCCGTCTTCCGGCTGCACGTCGGCGGCAAGATGGCCGTCGCCTCGACCGTGCCGCTGACCAGCCGGGAAGACCTCTCCCTCGCGTACACCCCGGGGGTTGCCCGGGTCTGCGAGGCGATCGCCGCCGATCCCGACCTCGCCGACACCTACACATGGGTGTCGCACACCGTCGCCGTGGTCACCGACGGCTCCGCCGTCCTCGGTCTGGGCAACATCGGCCCACGCGCCGCGCTGCCCGTGATGGAGGGCAAGGCGGTGCTGTTCAAGCAGTTCGCGGGCGTGGACGCGGTGCCGGTCTGCCTGGACACCCAGGACGTGGAGGAGATCGTCGCGGCGGTACGGGCGATCGCGCCCTCGTTCGGCGGCATCAACCTGGAGGACATCAGCGCCCCGCGCTGCTTCGAGGTCGAGCGTCGGCTGGACGAGGCGCTGCCCATCCCGGTCTTCCACGACGACCAGCACGGCACCGCGATCGTGGTGCTGGCCGCGCTGCGCAACGCCGCGACGCTGCTCAACCGCAAGCTCGGCGACCTGCGGGTGGCGGTCAGTGGGGCCGGCGCGGCCGGAGTGGCGGTCACCAAGATGCTGATCGCCGGCGGCGTCGACCCGGCCCGGGTGGTGGTCTGCGACTCGCGCGGCATCATCGGCCGGCACCGCGACCTCACCGGCACCAAGGCCGAACTGGCCGAACTCACCAACGCCGAGGGCCGCCAGGGCGACGTCACCGAGGCGCTGCGCGACGCGGACGTGCTCGTCGGCGTCTCCGGCGGCCAGATCCCCGAGGCGGCGGTGGCCGGCATGGCCCCCGGCGGCATCGTCTTCGCGCTCGCGAACCCCACACCGGAGGTGCACCCCGAGGTGGCCGCCCGGCACGTCGCGGTGGTCGCCACCGGGCGCAGCGACTACCCGAACCAGATCAACAACGTGCTCGCCTTCCCGGGCGTGTTCCGCGGCGCGCTCGACGCCGGGGCCACCCGGATCACCGACGGGATGAAGGTGGCCGCCGCCGACGCCATCGCCGGCGTGGTGGCCGAGTCGCTGACCGCCGACGCGATCGTGCCGTCCCCGCTCGACCCGCGGGTCGCCCCCGCGGTGGCGGAAGCGGTCGCCGAAGCCGCCCGCCGCGACGGGGTCGCGCGCCGCTGA
- a CDS encoding zinc-binding dehydrogenase, translating to MRAAYASAFDADNPLAALAVGDRPEPTHPQDDWVTVRVRASSLNHHDLWSLRGVGLTADQLPMILGCDAVGTDPDGNEVVIYPVVPTPGDPRGVSILSERFPGTFAEMVSVPRMNLLPLPDGLSATDAACLPTAWLTAWRMLTTRGRVADGESVLVQGAGGGVATAAVALGVALGKRVYATSRDAAKRERIAELGATALEPGARLPERVDVVIETVGAATFDHSLKSAAPMARIVVSGATAGHEPTINLRRVFAMQLEILGTSMGTPGELAELLAFCAEHGVRPVVDRVVPFSRIEEAFARLHSGEVFGKVAIDHTA from the coding sequence ATGCGTGCTGCCTATGCCTCGGCCTTCGACGCCGACAACCCGCTCGCCGCGCTCGCCGTCGGCGACCGCCCCGAGCCGACCCACCCGCAGGACGACTGGGTCACCGTGCGGGTGCGGGCCAGCTCGCTCAACCACCACGACCTCTGGTCGCTGCGCGGCGTCGGCCTGACCGCCGACCAACTCCCGATGATCCTCGGCTGCGACGCGGTCGGCACCGACCCGGACGGCAACGAGGTGGTCATCTACCCGGTCGTGCCCACCCCGGGCGACCCGCGCGGGGTCTCCATCCTCTCCGAGCGCTTCCCGGGCACCTTCGCCGAGATGGTCTCCGTACCCCGGATGAACCTGCTGCCGCTGCCCGACGGCCTGTCGGCCACCGACGCGGCGTGCCTGCCCACGGCCTGGCTCACCGCGTGGCGGATGCTCACCACCCGGGGCCGGGTCGCCGACGGCGAGTCGGTGCTGGTCCAGGGCGCCGGCGGTGGCGTGGCCACCGCGGCGGTCGCGCTCGGCGTCGCGCTCGGCAAACGGGTGTACGCGACCAGCCGCGACGCCGCCAAGCGGGAGCGGATCGCCGAGCTGGGCGCCACCGCGCTGGAGCCCGGCGCGCGCCTGCCGGAGCGGGTCGACGTGGTGATCGAGACGGTCGGTGCGGCCACCTTCGACCACTCGCTGAAATCGGCCGCGCCGATGGCCCGGATCGTGGTCTCCGGCGCGACCGCCGGGCACGAGCCCACAATCAACCTGCGCCGGGTCTTCGCCATGCAACTGGAGATCCTCGGCACCTCCATGGGCACCCCGGGCGAGCTGGCCGAACTGCTCGCGTTCTGCGCCGAGCACGGGGTCCGGCCGGTGGTGGACCGGGTGGTGCCGTTCAGCCGGATCGAGGAGGCGTTCGCCCGGCTGCACTCCGGCGAGGTGTTCGGCAAGGTGGCCATCGACCACACGGCCTGA
- a CDS encoding chlorophyllase gives MRRRSVALVAAALLGAGLAGCSKPTVPTGRPAPDSPPQATTPAPRVAEGKAPTKSFAVGVRQLKLNRDGDRPLPVTLWYPATGAAGGTAERSARAADGRFPVVLFSHGLDARPEDYQVLLTRWAAAGFVVAAPRFPHTARGGDGNPLDVLNQPADVSYVLTRVLALGEAAGDPLRGRLDPERVAATGHSAGGVTTIGLFTTGRDERLDAGIVFAGTALGVGTGFAGAAAPQLFVHGEADEVVSYAAGKAVFDAVPWPKAMLSLPKGDHGRALLGDGKALRVVADTTVEFLRWTLYGDPAAKKRLPAEATSGNLATLDDRL, from the coding sequence ATGCGCCGTCGTTCCGTTGCCCTGGTTGCCGCCGCTCTGCTCGGCGCGGGCCTGGCCGGCTGTTCGAAGCCGACCGTCCCGACCGGGCGGCCCGCCCCCGATTCCCCACCGCAGGCCACCACGCCCGCGCCGCGGGTCGCCGAAGGCAAGGCGCCCACCAAGAGCTTCGCGGTCGGCGTACGCCAACTGAAGCTGAACCGCGACGGCGACCGGCCGTTGCCGGTGACGCTCTGGTATCCGGCTACGGGCGCGGCCGGCGGCACCGCCGAGCGGTCTGCCCGCGCGGCCGACGGGCGGTTCCCGGTGGTGCTGTTCAGCCACGGTCTCGATGCCCGGCCGGAGGACTACCAGGTGTTGTTGACGCGCTGGGCGGCGGCCGGGTTCGTGGTGGCCGCGCCGCGGTTCCCGCACACCGCGCGGGGTGGTGACGGCAACCCGCTGGACGTGCTCAACCAGCCGGCCGACGTGTCGTACGTGTTGACCCGGGTGCTCGCGCTCGGCGAGGCGGCGGGCGATCCGCTGCGCGGCCGGCTGGATCCGGAGCGGGTGGCGGCGACCGGGCACAGCGCCGGCGGTGTGACCACCATCGGGCTGTTCACCACCGGCCGGGACGAGCGGCTGGACGCCGGGATCGTGTTCGCCGGTACGGCGCTCGGCGTGGGCACCGGGTTCGCCGGCGCCGCCGCGCCGCAGTTGTTCGTGCACGGCGAGGCGGACGAGGTGGTGTCGTACGCGGCGGGCAAGGCCGTGTTCGACGCGGTGCCGTGGCCGAAGGCGATGCTCAGCCTGCCGAAGGGCGATCATGGCCGGGCGCTGCTGGGTGACGGGAAGGCGCTGCGGGTGGTCGCCGACACCACTGTCGAGTTCCTCCGCTGGACCCTTTACGGCGACCCGGCGGCGAAGAAGCGCCTCCCCGCCGAAGCGACGAGTGGCAACCTGGCCACCCTCGACGACCGGCTGTAA
- a CDS encoding aminoglycoside adenylyltransferase — translation MDGLEQRQLDAIRDVVDLAGAAGIEVWLRGGWAMDFHLGTVRRPHVDVDWYCWRHDADRLAARLGGQGWRPDPRMPATKQLDLLRGDVELSFAYLDRDPAGRVVVGAGPWAGTPLPDGMLDAPQGRIGALAAPVISVTAQIEFKEMFPVWMPERPRRAKDAADLVRLQASVDGRPPS, via the coding sequence ATGGACGGGCTGGAGCAGCGGCAACTGGACGCCATCCGGGACGTCGTCGACCTGGCCGGTGCGGCCGGGATCGAGGTGTGGCTGCGCGGTGGCTGGGCGATGGACTTCCACCTCGGCACGGTGCGCCGTCCGCACGTCGACGTCGACTGGTACTGCTGGCGGCACGACGCCGACCGGTTGGCCGCCCGGCTCGGCGGTCAGGGCTGGCGGCCCGACCCGCGGATGCCGGCCACCAAGCAGCTTGACCTGCTTCGCGGCGACGTCGAGCTGAGCTTCGCCTACCTGGACCGGGATCCGGCCGGCCGGGTGGTCGTCGGCGCCGGCCCGTGGGCGGGCACGCCCCTGCCGGACGGGATGCTCGACGCGCCGCAGGGCCGGATCGGGGCGCTCGCCGCACCGGTGATCAGTGTCACCGCGCAGATCGAGTTCAAGGAGATGTTCCCGGTCTGGATGCCCGAGCGTCCCCGCCGCGCCAAGGATGCCGCCGACCTGGTCCGCCTCCAGGCGTCGGTGGACGGCCGCCCGCCGAGCTGA